The Dermacentor variabilis isolate Ectoservices chromosome 4, ASM5094787v1, whole genome shotgun sequence genome contains the following window.
GCGTGAGGGTGTACGGGGCCATTCTGTTTTGACCCAAATTCGCCTTAGCTTCTTGCTCTCCgtataaacagaaaaaaagaaacaaacaaaattacATGTCTTCTATAATGTTATCACAATTTGAGCAATAGGCACTGCCCATGTTCGGTATTTATTACCGTGTTATGTCTTATAGGCCCAACAAGAGTAGTCGCAGCGGCCACTAAAGTAGTTCATTCGTATTTATCATATGGCGCTATAGATAAGCTTTCTTCCTGTTTAGTTTGGCCCTGCTTTGGCGATACCCGCCGCAGCAGCCCAGTAGCTATGGCATTGTTCTGCAGAGTCCAAGTGTGCGCTTGCGATCCGGGCCGCGGCCGCCGCCTTTCCAAGGAGCCAGAGTGAGCCAAGTGCCCGTGCACTTGAGATTTGGGCGGGTGGTAAGGAATCCCGGCAGGCAAAATAAATCCGAAGTCTCTCACTATACGCCGCGCCTCGTAGTgatatcgttgttttggcacgtaagagcCCATAATTTAGTTTCATGTATTGCATTCGCAGAGGGAAGTGTAGGTTACAGGTACCAATAATTTGAAATGCGCTTTGGCAAATGCGCTTCAGGAACACGGCGTAATTTATTCGCCTCTATTGCACGTATTTAATGCGATTCAACAGAAAGCTAGCATATGCAGTTAGCGAATGGCGAActtcttgcgtcgagatcacggaacACGAATCGAGATTTTCTCAGACGtttgttgcccaatagctttgccagtattttttatttggtgcgcgcttgttcggctgccctgccgtggctctgcctgcagaatgGGAACACCAAAACCAACCACTCACTTTGTCGTCCGACCACGTGCTGGGTCACCAGGTTTGGCTTCAGTCGCGTTGCGCGATGCTCCCTCcatactttttccttcctccatgactgGACAGGACTCTGGCGGTGCAATCGTTAAGCCaccgtgggaatgatgggtagtgtatggatttgtctgatcttcgcgcTTGGGGcatcagacgttcttgtggctttgtttataaCGCTTTACATATGCCTAAGTTGGCCTAAATTTCAAACAACCTTATGCCTTTTTTAATGGAGAGGCCAATAAGACTGCAAGCAGGCATAATGGCTGCTGATTGCAGTGGTTCCACTTTTCCATGCGCTCATGCCGTAATGGTTTCAGTATCGCGCACTtatgctagaggtcctgtgtttgaatccgGCCGTCGGGCAatattaataatgtttatttaaataTGTATAACGCGGTACTTTCTTAAAAATTATCACTAAAATCTCGAACCCATTTAAAGTCATAAGGACGAAgcttagacaaatccatgtgctaccCATCATTCCAGTGTTGGCTGAATTggcctgcttgcagctcccgtagacactccACTCtatagtttacaccctttggagtgccccttctgccacacaacaatgaccgtcacctgccttgatgcgtttcctttctttaacgctgcgagaccgGTACTTTCcactaacgaacggcatgcgcattatcagcatgatagcattcccgacaggaaagttgcGGGAACGGCGTTTTGAAGAaacgaaacgcatcaaggcagataacgattattgttgtgtggcagaaggggcactccaaagggtgtaaatttttcttagagtgtaaagacagttgcaccctttgggggaTATatttgctacacaacaataaccgtcatctgtcttgcccacatttcctttcttcctttctttagcgctgcgagcccggtacttccaagtcaggaataacatgcgtgttatcagcatgacagaacaTTTTCGACAGGAGAGTAACGAGTGCAacgttttcaggaaaggaaatgcgggcaagacagatggatattattgttgtgtggcaaatatacaccccaaagggtgtaaacttttcttagagtgttgcGCCACATTTACCTGTAGCAGTTGTATGAGACTCAATAGATTTCGCCTATACTGGCGGACAACTTTCAgtggcaatgaagggaaggctacggaggcaaagcgcgcacaagggAGAGCGCTTCTGTAAAGAGTCCCGTGTtatcatccacgttagtttaatctgggaaagagaaaacaaacaccttgttagcaacagttaaataagacaaaacacaccactgaacgTAAAAGTTCACTTATTTTGGTGGCTTCTCCCTTcagcgtctgggcaaacgcgaaaccgtcgcgcGTGAAGCTGCATCGATTCAGCGTTTGTTCCGAGCGACAAGAAGCGCTgtaaacgctggcggactacttggcgcagtaacacatgtgcagcagccacgcgcccgtagccttcccttcattgccacagaaagttgtccacgagtatTGCCTAAGCTCCCGGTGCTGATGCGAAACACGGTGGACGCGCCATTGGGACGAACGTCCGTGGAGACGCCAGCAAGTGGTGGCTAGGCGGGTGGTCGCCAACAGTGGCGACGCTGTGTTATGACGACGTGGCGGGAAACGCTCTCTATGTCGTCGACTGCTCCGAGGACAGGGCTTAGGAGCTCCTGAGAGAGTTCGACGCGAGAGGAGAGCGATCAAGAAGGACCAGTCGAACGCAAAGCACGTGCACCGAGTCATGCTCCCTGAAGGGCTGCAGAAAGTGTCCTCCTCCTCGCCATCACTCTCTCCCCCTCTAATTCGACCACTCAAAGAAAACTCTGGTCATGAGAATGGTGTGCTCCCAAACGACCGGCCGAAGATGTCACAAGGGACTCGTTTTTTAAACGCTGCCCGCGCATCAGGCATAAGGTGTCTTCGATTTACTCAGATTGTCTACCTCATGACACGTTGATTCCTTACAGAGCATTTGGCTAACTTCCTACGTGGTCTGTGAAATGCGCCTCTAAAATTCTGAAACAATGCAATAACTATTTCCTACAAAGACTGTGATTAGTCTCCGCCGTCTTAGCTTATGTCGTACATCACCTACAAGATGCTTCTTACTTCAACATGCTTCGTTGAGCGCACCTACGAGACCGGGGAAAATAAAGCACGCGTTGCTTAACCCGTAAAATATAGATATAGCAAGTATTAGGTCAATATTTTCAAAGCACGTGACCAACATACACGCCTCAAGCTTTCGGCGCACGGCACTCACAACATTGCCTCTATTCTGTACAAATGAAGCGCTGCCTTTCCTGGTTCAGCAGGGCAGGAGGAAAGCCTTGTAAGCTTCCCATATAACGCTTTTAAATAGGCCCAAGACTAGGGTTTATGAATGTTCATTTAACTGCTTGTTATCCCACACGCTTGAAATATTTTCTGCACACAACCTCTAGCAACCTCCTTGCCTTTTTTGAAAATATCAACTGATATATTTCTTTGAGGACACCACAGAAACTGTCATAGAATGTTCTTGAGCAATTTTCTGCCGCGATAACAACTTCGCTGCAAAAGGAGCACCTCATTATAGAAAAATGTGAATCTGCCATAGAAGCATTGACTGTTTGTTTAGGGAGATGAAACTCAGATAAGCTTTGAAACTGCCTCCTGCCAGCAAACTTAGTGCAGCCTGTGTAGGTGTTAACTATTGCCTGTTCTTTCAATGCTCCTAAAAACCTTAAACTAACGTAACCCTGAGCCCCGTCCCCGCGCATCTATTTCTTAGCCGCATCACTTACTAAATTCACCAATTTTTTGAACGCGGCGGATTATGTCTGGTGCTGTCATCGCAGGAATTTCGATGTTTGGTTTCCAAGTTGGAAACTTCGACGTTTGGTGTCTTAGTTAGGAACTTTGAGGTTCTATGTCTTAGTTCAGATGCCGCGTTGCGGAGGAATGGGAAAGTAAACTGGCTATTTAAATTTGGCAAAAAGTGACAAAATAAAATACCCCCACATGTCATTCCGTGTTAAAACAGCCATACCCTTTGTAATTACTGAATGAGCAGTGTTGTTTTGCACGAAACTGCGAAAAAGTCGAAGAGCCAGACTTCATAAGTATTAGCGACAATAAGTTAAACATATGGTGGTTGTGTGCCCACGTTCTGATGGCGTAACTGTGGCAGCTTCAATGCGGACGCCGAGTTACATAATTGAAGAcaaccccgtattcagaaatgcaactcaagttgaagcccatgcttgacttgatctgagTGACGCCTATCCGGAACccgccgaaggaaacgcagtgagcgtctttgggcacgttaacgccaggcgtcatctaaatcaagtcaagcatgggcttcgacttaagttgcattttTGCATACGGGGGTTAGACTTCCGCCTGCCAAGGCACAGAGAGGATGGCACTGATCTTACAGAATGCGCACTTTCCGATGTCCACGAAGCAATAATGACCTGTACTCTGTGTGAAGCGCAATGAGTAAACATTTAATACCAGTATGATCCCAGATATTGTCTTCTGAGTCTTGATTTTCGAAAGAAAATTGCTCCCTCCCTCAAAAGTGGAGCCGTGTACTTCCTCACTTCATCAGCGTGTTATAGATAAACACGCATTATGATGATCTGCTAGCCTCTATAGTGGAGCACGCCCGGAAATCTTCTGTGGGAAGTTACAAAGCGGCGCCTCATGAAACAAACGCAGGTGTTGAGAACCTGGACAGCGGAATCGGCATCTACGCGCCTGACGCCGAGGCGTACACGATCTTCGCCGAACTGTTCAACCCCATCATCGAGGAGTACCACAAGGGCTTCAAGCCTACCGACAGGCACCCGCCTTCGGACTTCGGGGACCTCAACTCGCTGGTCAACGTTGACCCCGACGGAGAGTTCGTCATTTCGACAAGGACGCGCTGCGGGCGGTCGCTGGAGGTAAGCTTGCAACACGCTCGAGCATGTTCAAGACCGTGAGCGTGTGGAGCTTGTCTCTATAGGAACGTAGACATTTGTTACCGTTTATTTTGTATCTATTCGTAACGAGCCAGGACAATTGGTTCAGCAACAGCGCACGCTACATAAATAATGCGGGATCATATTTATGACTCTAGAGGGGTGCATTCAACAGTTCTGCAGGTAGCGCCAAGCATAAGCTGCCAGTCAAGCGACATAGAGAGGGAACAGCTGGAAGTCCCATATGCTCACACTCGCGCCAAGCACAGGCGATCCGGCTGGCTTAGTGGCCGCACGGCAGGCATCGAAAAGACTATTTGACTGGCCTCGTCCGTGTGCTATTCTTGTTCATTACACGGCAAACATTACTCCTACATAGTTACTGAAGGCAAATTAGTGGTTTACACGCCCTTGTACCTCAACAGTTGTGGCATAGCATATTTGGGCTGTCGCGCGTAGGGCTCACGGTCTCCGTCGCCACATTCCGACGGTAGCCAAATGCAGAAATGTACATGCTCGTGTTTTGCGCAGCCTGTGGACCCCAGGTAGTAAAAATGAATCCAGTGGCCTCTACTACGCCGTCCGTCATCGTCCAATGTGCGCCTTCGGCATGCGTGAATACACAATTTTGTTTCATTGGACGTCCGATTGTTGCTCGAATGATGAGCTCGGCTCTGCTTAACCGTAGTTGCCGGTCACTAGCAAGTCTGTTGCTGTTCTTTGGTGAGAGTAACTTATACATAGGTGGAGTCACAATTAAAATAATTTTAAAGTGAAGCATTGCTTGCCTATGCTTTCTGGGATACTGAACCGCTGGCGTCGCGGCGGGTGGGTCCGTAATCGCGCAGCGATCTTCGTATTTCACGCTGTCCGAGTAAAGCTGGGAAAAGAAAGTGTCAGTTGTGCCCCGAAGGCGAAGCAGTGAGCGCGACAGGAAGGTTTACCGTGGCGCTCGAGCTCCTCGCACTGTGTTTTACAGAAATACGCGGCGAAgacatggcgcgacggcgcataaTAGAGGCAACTGTACTGCTGCGAAGGAGGAACAGCACCCTCGCCCGAACCAGGCATGCCACGACGCTGATGCAGTGAGGAATGCCCGCAGCGGAGCAGAAGCGTCGCACCTCGTTGGTGCCCTAGATGAAGCTGGCCGAGAACCATCGGCATTGTTCGGGTTCCCAGTGAGATTAGTGTACCGTAGAGAATGGTAGCGCAAACCAAGGGAACACTGGAGGGTGAGACAGACAAATCCAGAGAAATGAGTACATTACTTTAGCCTGACCTTCACGTTCCGCATATAACAGTGTACGTTCCAGGTATTCAGCACGAACACTAGTGCGCAACGTTAATGTTAGCAGCGCAAGGGATGACGTAGCCCTGGTTACACCAGAGCCGATGGAGTGGAGCTTGAGGGTGCGTCCACTTCGCCGCTTTTGCAGCCGAACCGACTGCACCTCTCTGAAGCATCTCCCCAAACTGGCTGGGCTTGCGAGAAGATACTGTGACAGCGGTGCCGACGGCTAGAAGCCACCTCTCCTATCGGtataattgctgtcacaataaagATAATTACGCAAGCGACAGAACTGGATATTTTTCTACGTAATAACATCTTTCCCAGTGAAAGCAGCCCCTTTAATCTAAAAATGGCAAACATAATTCATAATTTTTTTCCTAATGATGCCcgtattcaataaataaaagaaatatactGGTGGCGAAAAAGGACAGATGAACGACTATCGTATGTCTCAGAATCATATATTGTAGATTTATCTTTCTTTTCAACAGTTATAAGTGACAGCACCAGAAATGGCTTTCTGAGTACGCGCAATCAAAATGGAATAAAAAGAATGTATCAACAGTTATGCGAAAAATAAATCGCAGCAgaaaaatttgcacaaatgtactACACGAGGTCAAGAAACTCCGTTTTCCATTATTATATCGGCACAGCCAACCCTACACAATACACCAGGATCTCGATACTGTTTCCAAATGCCTGTCATATTCTTGCACTTTTGATTCCACGAAGTGGTTTAAGCTTGACGCGGGCTGTCGTTAGGCTCGAGGCATCGCAATTTCAGACGTCGGCACCAATACTTACGAAAGGGGCGAGATTTACAAAGTGAGTGGTACAAACGGGCAATCTCGAGAACGGGTGCCAGATGGATCGGCACCTTGCGCCTTCAGCGACGTCCAGCGCTTATGTTTCTCAGGGCTTCCCGTTCAACCCGTGCCTGACGGAGTCCCAGTACAAGGAGATGGAGCACAAAGTGGTCGAGGTGCTCAACTCGCTGGACGGCGAGCACCAGGGCACCTACTACCCGCTGACCGGCATGACGAAGGAGACGCAgcagcagctcatcgacgatcacTTCCTGTTCAAGGAGGGCGACCGCTTCCTGCAGGCCGCCAACGCCTGTCGCTACTGGCCGACCGGAAGAGGGATTTTCCACAACAACGCGAAGTCGTTCCTGGTGTGGGTCAACGAGGAGGACCACCTGCGCATCATCTCCATGCAGATGGGCGGGAACCTGAAGGAGGTGAGCTTTGTGAAGTGCTTTTACAATAAGAGTGATTGAATAATACTAAGTTATTACTACTATTATGCTactaataacaacaataataattttATTCAATTGTTTATTTACAACTACTCCCATCCCAGAATGGGATTTGATTTTCGCAGAGTGGTGATGATGCAATTTTCTGATATGactagtttggcagaaaacgccCTACAGGTACACTTGCAAAAACAAGGCATAGTAAGGTAGAAAATACGCGTCGAGTGCAAGTACAACAGCTAAACAAACATACAAAAGGTCATTGGCAAATATGATATATACACAATTTCAGGGAAGGCTGTGACGCCACATAATTTGATAGTCGATTCCACTTAGTTATTTTCCTGGGGAAGAAAGAGTATTTGAAAAAGTTAATGCGGTTGGTGAAGGGCGTGGTTATTAGTGTATCTTTCCTTAGCTTTGCTTGTCTTTGCTTGATTAGTGCCTTTGCTTAGTAGCATAACAAGGCTGTAATGGAATGTAATTAGTTGAAACAGGAATTTTATTTTGAACAGACGATTACTCTGACTTATGGTTGCCGCTTAATTCTATTTAGCAAGGCCGTAATCGACGTCCGTCCGAAAGCTGCTGTACTCCGTTACaaacatcaggtgcaacgctgggAAAGctagagatacttcttgcagtggctgcgttcgcacttagaaagaGCTCGGTGTTTCTTGATCCGATTTTCGTGAAACTTTTCTTTATATAAgctgttttgaatgaagaaaagaaagaatttgCTCTTCGAAACAAACACACCATGTACTAATAAGGTTGATAACACGTTGTTTTAAATCAACTTGCGTTTCGTTGTTGCTTTTCGTTAGCCGTCGCGGCAGCCTCATGTGCATCCTCGCGCGAGCAAGCGCCGCCTGGCAcacagcgaagcatagacgggaacgcgcggagtgataaatttTGATGACCGGACTTCTTGCAAAGGTTCCACAGCGtggcacctgatgtatgaaacggggcacgcacacgcacgcacacgcacgcacacacacacgcacacgcacgcacacgcacgcacacacacacacacacgcacacgcacacgcacacgcacacgcacacgcacacgcacacgcacacgcacacacacacacacacgcacacgcacacacacacacacacacacacacacacgcacacacacgcacacacacacacacacacacatatatatggaACTACCCGCTTTTGAATACTTTCCATTCTATCAATGTTCGTTTTATTATAAGGATGCCAAGTCCGAGAAGCGTAGTGTAATGTAGGCTGTACCAATGGGTTAAATGCAAGAGAACTTTAGGAGTACTCCGCCTCGAACCCGACAGTGAAGGAGAAAAGCTTTTGCTTAGCAGAATTCTGTGCAGAATTGATGTGCTTGTTCCGTCTCAGAtcacttgaaatcaaaatacgaagatattttatgtgctcgACCTCAGAGAGGAAGACTTTGCGTGCTGATTACTGGAAGTGCAGAGGACTACGCTTGCTTGAGATTTTCATAATAACTACTTTATTAAAGTTGTTAGCCATCTGGCATGCATTACAGGGTTTGATAATATTTGCAAATGTTGATTTAAACGTAGCTGGTCATTCTCACAATCTATGTTTGAATACATAACGCAATCATCTGCCGTACAATTTAATTTGCACCGGAATGACATGATGAATATCATTAATAAACAGAAGAAACAAGAGGGATCCGAGTACAAAACCGTGGAGAACGCCAGAGTCAACAGGAAGCTTTCGTGAGGAATGATTGTTGAACGAAACGTATTGTTACCGGTTTGAAAGATAGCTAAAAGTCACTTTATAATTTTGGTATTATCCATCAATAATGTGAAGAGTATGGAGTAACTTTTTGTGGAAACCTCCTCTGAAGTGATTTGGCGAAATCTATGAGGATTGAATGAACCTGTTTACCTGAATTTATTGACTTAGGAAATTTGGGAAATCGAAGTTACGGATTGAGTGCACGTAAAAGACCCTTTTCTGAACCATTGCTGATTACGTGATACTACCCTATACTTTGAAATGAACTCAGAAATGTGCTATGCATACTGTGATCAAGAAGTTTGTATGAAGTTGAAATCAGAGAGGCGGGGCGTTAGTTCAAGATGCGCTGCGTAAGTATCAAcctgatgaggagggtggtgctggcATGTGCTATCGGGCCGCTTTTCCTTCTTAGTTTGTTGTGGCTAGTCGAAAATGATGGTGGCATGCAACCGGAAATTTAGAATGGCGCTGAAACCGATCTTCAGCGGACGCGTATCGGCATAGGGATCTTGTATATATGCCGAAAAAGGTCGACAATGTTATGTTGCCCAacataagtttttttttgcattcaaatAAATATACTCTCCCTGGAATGTCAGAATACCGAGTGCCAGAACGATCGGTGCGCAGACATcctctattcctttcagaacggggcagcctccggctgtataaaaaaatctgctttgttcggtatattaatgcatctttaaggggtacacgtcactttgaagcGGTGAGTATTCGAGGTCTTGTGCCGTTGCATGACTCACAGGCAAAGTGGGCGCAGTCCGAAAACATAACCAACTTGCGGAAGGGTAATTGTCAGTAAGGCGTAGAATCGCTCAGAAATCTTTTCCTTTGGTACGGTCAAATCGTGTATAATCAGAGTGTACACGTCATTTCTGATGTGAAGTTTTCGCTGTTTTCgcaacgtcgcgtgacagacaggcaaagtgaaGGTGGCACGAAAGTTTTTGATCAATCGTGGAGGTTTGATTGCAGAAATGCACTAcaaaagtttgaaatagctttaTGGTATTGCGCCCCTGTTTTCAAATAGGCTACGTTGAGCGTAATAATGTAAACGTAGTCTCGGAATCTCAGTTCTAAGAGGCAAGCGCCACTCTTCGCAAATGTAATGTGAGAAGTTTGGCACTTATGCACCTATAAAGCCGAGATATTGGATTTCACAAAATCACATTTTGTCTGAGTGGTTGCCACATCAGCGCTTGTAACGACGGCTTTTGGCGCGCATACTAACTGGGGTTGGGAGGTTCGTTTATTTCGCGCCTTCGCCCATCCATTCTCACGCCTCCTGGAGCAGTTAACGAGATTTGTAGTGTTACCACTGTGTGAGGGTTAGTTAAGGTAAATAATATACGAGAGAGCTTACTTCGTAGGAAACGTTGTGCTTGTCTCTTGACTCGCGGATGAGAACACACAACTGTACGGATTGTAAGACGTCCGTACTTTTAGGAGTGGTGCGCGAACCTTTAGACTGAAATGCTTCATACGTTAGGAAAGTTTGTGTCAACGTTTTCAAAGAAGTGCTCACAATTATTGGATATCCTCATTTGTTCGCACTAAATTACAGCAGGCATGGTCCACATGGAGTCCCCATCAAGCTTACCTAATTAATATTCTGGTATACACCCAGACTCACGCCGCCACGTCCATCGCGTTCTATTACGTCAGTAAATAATGTAAGATAGGTGACATAACATAATCGCGATATGTTTAGTTTCTAGCTTTTAGACCACAAATCTCGGAAGAGTGTTTGTTTTTGAATTATATCACGATTTTCCTCACTTCCATGGCTAAATACTAATTCTCCCTAATCTCACCTCTCGTCGCATGTTGAACTCAACGAACTGTGGTCGTCTTTATGACAAAAGCACTACGTTCAGCGAATTCCTCCCCAACGTTGTCGAAGCCTGGAAGAGTTTACCAGAGCCAGTCCTTGTCGAGCGTTATGCTAAAGAATACATAACTGATAACTATACGTAATCTTGTTACTCGCTGTGTCTAATATTATTTGAGGTTTACTTTATTGACGCCTCCGGTAGCTTTCCCTGTACTGCAAATGGAAAACGACTGTCCAAACGTTTCTGTTGTTGGTTTTCGCCTGTTTCCTTCCTCTACATCTCTAACAATACTGATTCTTGTTAAATGGATCgctcacctttcttttctttcttttcattcattcatcttcTTCGAAATATCGCCGATCGGGTCCTCATGTACAGTAAATTATAGGGACGATTTCCAACGTTACGTGTCCAGGTGTACGGCCGCATGGTGCGAGGGGTGCAGATCCTCGGCAAGAAGCTCCGTTTCTCCCGCGACAGCCGCCTGGGCTACCTGACCTTCTGCCCCACGAACCTGGGCACCACTATCCGAGCCAGTGTGCACATCAAGCTGCCCAAGTTGGCCTCCGACAAGGCTTTCCTCGACTCCACCGCCGCCAAGTACAACTTGCAAGTTCGAGGTGCGCTTGAGAATGGCCAAAGCGCCCTTAT
Protein-coding sequences here:
- the LOC142579971 gene encoding arginine kinase Cal b 2.0101-like — protein: MAEKATLMKLEEGFAKLENAQDCHSLLKKYLTKEVFYKLKSRKTRMGATLLDVIQSGVENLDSGIGIYAPDAEAYTIFAELFNPIIEEYHKGFKPTDRHPPSDFGDLNSLVNVDPDGEFVISTRTRCGRSLEGFPFNPCLTESQYKEMEHKVVEVLNSLDGEHQGTYYPLTGMTKETQQQLIDDHFLFKEGDRFLQAANACRYWPTGRGIFHNNAKSFLVWVNEEDHLRIISMQMGGNLKEVYGRMVRGVQILGKKLRFSRDSRLGYLTFCPTNLGTTIRASVHIKLPKLASDKAFLDSTAAKYNLQVRGTRGEHTESEGGVYDISNKRRLGLTEYQAVKEMQDGILELIKLEKGMP